One segment of Paraburkholderia sp. PGU19 DNA contains the following:
- a CDS encoding gluconokinase, translating into MIGNISSLVVMGVAGCGKSSVAQALAARIGGVLIEGDAFHPKANVDKMQRGIPLTDEDRAGWLDRLSEELERVASRGERAVLACSALKQRYRNRLRKATASLGFVFLDLPQTEALRRVAQRESHFMPASLVESQFAALERPDVEPLTLTIDGTRPLVSIVGEATAWCGSAQAESGLLLSA; encoded by the coding sequence ATGATCGGGAACATCTCATCGCTTGTCGTCATGGGTGTCGCAGGCTGCGGCAAGAGCAGCGTTGCGCAGGCACTCGCCGCGCGTATCGGCGGTGTACTGATAGAAGGCGACGCGTTTCACCCAAAAGCAAACGTCGACAAGATGCAGCGCGGCATCCCGCTGACTGACGAGGATCGCGCGGGATGGCTCGACAGGCTATCCGAAGAACTGGAGCGCGTTGCCAGCCGCGGCGAGCGCGCCGTGCTCGCGTGCTCGGCACTCAAGCAACGCTATCGCAACCGGTTGCGGAAGGCGACAGCGTCGCTGGGTTTCGTTTTTCTCGATCTGCCGCAAACCGAGGCATTGCGGCGCGTGGCGCAACGCGAGAGCCATTTCATGCCGGCATCGCTGGTCGAGAGCCAGTTCGCCGCGCTGGAGCGACCCGATGTCGAGCCGCTGACGCTGACGATCGACGGCACCCGTCCACTCGTGAGCATCGTCGGCGAGGCGACGGCGTGGTGCGGGAGCGCGCAAGCCGAGTCGGGGCTTTTGCTGTCCGCATGA
- a CDS encoding patatin-like phospholipase family protein: MSLDPTAHPGLTAFVFAGGGSLGAIEVGMLRELLQQGERPGCVVGASAGAINAAYFAGQPDVGGVAMLESLWRSIRRQDIMPFSMLGLLRMILQNRTHLVEATALRMLLEKHLRYKQIEKAALPLHIVATDMLSGNEIVFSSGLVVDAVLASAAIPGVFPPIRIDGQLLVDGGVANNTPVSVAVALGATRIIVLPAGFACGLHKPPGSAIGQAMHALTLVIARQLVRDLEFYSTRAEIYVVPPLCPLDVSPYDYTQCDHLIERAAEKTRAWLGEGGLQRTFIPGALREHTHTAAHPTCDASA; this comes from the coding sequence ATGTCCCTCGATCCAACCGCTCATCCGGGATTGACCGCCTTCGTTTTCGCGGGCGGCGGCAGCCTCGGCGCAATTGAAGTCGGCATGCTGCGCGAGCTTCTTCAACAGGGCGAACGGCCCGGTTGCGTGGTCGGCGCATCCGCGGGCGCGATCAACGCCGCCTATTTCGCCGGACAACCTGATGTCGGCGGGGTAGCGATGCTTGAATCCTTATGGCGCAGCATCCGGCGGCAGGACATTATGCCGTTCTCGATGCTTGGACTGCTCAGGATGATCCTGCAAAACCGCACGCACCTCGTCGAAGCGACGGCGCTGCGGATGCTGCTGGAAAAGCATTTGCGGTACAAACAGATCGAAAAGGCGGCGCTGCCGCTGCACATCGTTGCGACCGACATGCTCAGCGGCAACGAAATCGTATTTTCATCGGGCCTGGTGGTGGACGCGGTGCTCGCCAGTGCGGCGATTCCAGGCGTGTTTCCGCCGATACGAATTGACGGCCAGCTTCTGGTCGATGGCGGCGTCGCCAACAATACGCCCGTCTCGGTGGCCGTGGCGCTGGGCGCCACGCGCATCATCGTGTTGCCGGCCGGCTTTGCCTGTGGGTTGCACAAGCCGCCCGGGAGCGCGATCGGGCAGGCGATGCATGCGTTGACGCTCGTGATCGCGCGGCAGCTCGTGCGCGACCTCGAATTCTATTCGACCCGCGCAGAGATCTACGTCGTGCCGCCGCTGTGTCCGCTCGACGTCTCGCCGTACGACTACACGCAGTGTGATCACCTGATCGAGCGTGCGGCGGAGAAGACGCGGGCGTGGCTAGGCGAGGGCGGTCTTCAACGCACGTTCATTCCGGGTGCGCTGCGCGAGCACACGCACACGGCAGCGCATCCGACCTGCGACGCCAGCGCCTAG
- a CDS encoding LacI family DNA-binding transcriptional regulator, whose amino-acid sequence MANPTPRKTRSTGRPTLEAVARLAGVSIITASRALRGLGSVGPEYVERVKAAAAELNYVTNPAARALASSRSAAVAVVIPSLSNTVFTDVLESIHAVLRPRGYEILIGNSHYSRNAEEDLIRHYLASPPSGLIVTGFERTESARRLIEASGVPCVHIMELEEAEGVHCVGFSQAGAGEAVAGHLIARGCRRNAFVAAQLDSRMMQRGEGFREALRRKNLYDADLEVLTPAPSSIGLGCDLFRQLLQRRPDVDGIFFGNDDLAQGALFEARRQGIAIPEQVAIVGFNDLAGAADCVPRLTTVRTPRAEVGRVASNLLLSIIENEPIVSPVVDLGYELVVRESA is encoded by the coding sequence ATGGCGAACCCAACACCCAGGAAAACCCGAAGCACCGGCCGGCCGACCCTTGAAGCGGTCGCCCGCCTGGCTGGCGTCAGCATCATTACCGCGTCGCGTGCCTTGCGTGGTCTGGGCTCGGTCGGACCGGAATACGTGGAACGGGTCAAAGCTGCAGCGGCAGAGTTGAATTACGTCACCAACCCCGCTGCGCGAGCGCTCGCGTCCTCGCGCAGCGCCGCGGTGGCCGTCGTGATTCCATCGCTGTCGAACACGGTGTTTACCGACGTGCTCGAATCGATTCACGCCGTGCTGCGTCCTCGCGGCTACGAAATCCTGATCGGCAATTCGCATTATTCGCGCAACGCCGAAGAGGATCTGATCCGCCACTACCTGGCGTCTCCGCCAAGCGGGCTGATCGTTACCGGCTTCGAACGGACCGAGAGCGCACGTCGCCTGATCGAGGCGAGTGGCGTGCCTTGTGTGCATATCATGGAACTGGAAGAAGCCGAAGGCGTGCACTGCGTCGGCTTTTCACAGGCGGGCGCTGGCGAGGCCGTCGCCGGGCATCTGATTGCGCGTGGCTGCCGGCGCAATGCCTTCGTCGCCGCCCAGCTAGACTCGCGGATGATGCAGCGCGGAGAAGGCTTTCGTGAGGCGCTCAGGCGCAAAAACCTGTATGACGCCGACCTCGAAGTCCTTACGCCGGCGCCGTCGTCGATCGGGCTTGGATGCGATCTGTTCCGCCAGTTGCTGCAACGGCGGCCGGACGTCGACGGGATTTTTTTCGGCAATGACGACCTCGCGCAAGGCGCGCTGTTTGAAGCACGCCGTCAAGGCATCGCAATTCCGGAACAGGTAGCGATAGTCGGCTTCAACGATCTGGCGGGCGCCGCCGACTGCGTGCCGCGACTGACCACGGTTCGAACGCCGCGCGCCGAAGTCGGACGCGTGGCGTCGAATCTTCTGCTGTCGATAATCGAAAACGAGCCGATCGTGTCGCCAGTCGTCGATCTCGGCTACGAACTGGTGGTGCGAGAAAGCGCCTGA